Below is a genomic region from Spartinivicinus marinus.
CATCACAACTAATTTGCGGGTAAGTGCCAATTTGGCTACTCACAATGATTTTAATCTCACTATTACCATCAATAACTACCGGTCGACTGCTGAGAGTGTGAGGAAACATGGGCACTAATACAATCGCATCAAGCTTGGGGTGCATAATTGGTCCACCACCCGACAAAGAGTAAGCTGTCGATCCTGTTGGAGTGGCAATAATTAATCCATCAGAACGCTGGCTATATACAAACTGTCCTTCAATGTATAGCTCAAACTCAATCATTCGAGTTGCTTTACCTGGATGTAGCACCACATCATTTAGCGCATCAGCTTGTCCAATAGGCACACCATCGCGCTTAACAACTGCTTCCAACAAGAACCGACTTTCAATAATATACTTGCCGTCTAACACTTCCCCCATTCGGGCTTCAATTTCATCTGGTGAAATATCAGTTAGAAAGCCGAGTCTGCCACGATTAACCCCTACCACAGGCACCTGTGATTTAGCCAGTGCCCGAGCCGCACCCAATAAACTGCCATCACCACCAATTACAATCACCAGATCGCAGATCTCTCCCATCATTCTGGGTGTACAGGTTTGTAACCGATGCCCTGGCAACACTTCTGACAGTTCTTGATCTAGGATGACATGACAGCCACGGCTTAATAAAAAGCGTTTAAGCTGCTTTAAGGTATCAACAACCTTAGCAGACCCCAAGCGACCGATGACCCCAATGTTTCTAAATTGCTCCATAGTATAAAATAAACTTAATAATGGTAGCTGAATGAAGAGCTAGACATAAAATGTATGTCAGACCAAGCCCTATTATAACCAATATCTTTAGGGCACCTCTAATAATTGTTGACACTCTCTGCGTTTTGGTAAATTCGCAATCAAGACGTTGGTTTGAAAAGATGCTGGAGACCTGTTGAAAAGTAACAACTCTAAGTGCGGGTTTACCAGATTTTCATTCGGTATGATGATATAACCGGCAGTGCATTCTGACCGCCAACAGCTAACTGTAAACTACTAACTGAATGTTTTATGACAAGCCTGCCATTAACCCTTGATCAGTTACATCGAGACCTGCTCTGGATAGCAAATAGTCCTGTTATGCTTAATTTAAACTATTTACCTGCAGGTTACTGGCTAACCAGCCCACTCCATCAATATGCTCAATTTGCTGTCGATCAGTATGACTTAAAAAAAGTAACTGATTGTTTAGCTTCTAGAAAAAGTCACTTATTGGGGATTTATTATGAAACCCTATGGCATTATTTATTAGCCGCAAAGCTGAATTGTAAACTACAAACAACCAATTTACAGGTTAAATCCAACCAAGGCACATTGGGTGAATTTGATTTAATTTATCAAGCTAGCTCATCAGAACAGCCATTTCACCGTGAACTTGCCGTTAAGTATTATTTGGGGTTACCCTGCGATTCTAGTGAAGCTCATTCTCCTTGGTCTTACTGGGTTGGGCCAGGATTAAAAGATCGGCTGGATTTAAAAGTCAATAAATTAATAAATAAACAAGGGCGCCTAAGCCAATCAATTGAAGGACAAGCCTTACTACAACAACACCAGTTATTTCCAGTCACTGCTGAGATTTTATTACAAGGCTACCTATTTTATCCTTTTGCAGCTCACTGCCCTGCTCCTCAGCATGCTTGTATAGATCATTTAACGGGTTATTGGCTAACCACTTCTCAGCTGGCAGAATTTATTGAGCATAACCAATTAACAGATGAGTTTGTGCTGCTAGCTAAACATGAGTGGCTATCAGCTTTTAGCAACACGACAAGTGCCATACAACATCGGCTGTTTTCTTCAGCAGCACTTAATCACTATGCCACCCAGCACTTTACCACCAGCGCTTACCCCTACCCCTTGTTGATTGCCAGTGGTTCAAGCAATCATCAATTTTGGCAAGAGACACTCCGCTTTTTTCTAGTACCTGATGACTGGTTAGAGAAAGCCAAAAAAACTATTCCATAACTTAGTTAACCCTGAATATAACTAGGCCCAAATCTTAGCTAGCCCGAATATTACACTAGGACGTATGAAAATGCCCCGAGACCTGATGAAGTAGTCGGGCTAGCTGCCGCTCCATTCCTCGGCAACCTTGTAAGCCCCCTGTATGCACCACTAAAACACGACTACCACTGGCTATTTTTTTATTCTTAACTTGCTCTACCACCGCTTTCATCATTTTGGCTGTATAAATAGGATCTAAAGGAATATTAGTGATTTTAAAAAAATCATCCATGAATGCCACTAGCGCTGCTGATAATTTCGCATAGCCACCCTCATGAAAATTGCTAAGCAATTTCCACTGAGCACCCTGGCAATCCAACTTGGCCAACCAATCTTGAATGGTTTGCTGTAACCATTGCTCTGCTTTTAATACTGGTACTCCAAGCACCTGCTGGTGTGGTTTAGCAACTGAAATCATCCCTGCTAATGTCGCCCCTGTACCACAAGCAGCTACAATCGTGTCAAACTGCTGATAGTTTGGCACTTCAAGCAATATATCCTGGCAACCTTGCACACCAGGTAAATTCGAGCCACCTTCAGGAATCCAATACACAGGCTTAGCCAATGAAAAATGCTCCTTTAACTCTTGCCAATATTCCTGCTCATCACGGCGTTGATAGTCGAGCCGATTTAAGTAATGGAGTTGCATCCCCCACTCAGAAGCATCAAGTAAGGTTGGGGTAAGTGGCTGACTGGCATATCCACGAATAAAACCTACTGTTTCTATATTTAGTAGTTTACCTGCTGCCGCTAGAGCATGAATATGATTAGAGTGAGCACCACCAAAACTCGCCAATGATTGGCAGCCCTGCTGCAAAGCTATCTGTAAATTATTCTTTAATTTATACCATTTATTCCCAGACAATAATGAATGCACTACATCTAGTCTTAATATGCTAGCCTGTACATTCATTTGCTCAAATAATGGGTAATTAACAGTTTGTAGTTGTGGTCTAGCGACTGCTGTACTCAGTGCCTGCCATCGATCATTCATAAATACCCCAGTTTTAATAAGTAATGCATACACACCAATAGTGGTATTTTATACTTGTAAACTGTAGTAGTTGAATAGCGTTAATGCTGTCTGGAGGAAGCTTATAAGCCTGTAAAAAGGTTAGCTCAAGCAAAAAAATGGTGAAAGCACTTTGTGAATTCACTACTTTCACCATTTGATATTTTATTAATACCAGAAGTATTAATAAATTTTAAGATTTATTCAGATTATCGCGATACTTTTAGCTGTGGAGGTTGCCCACTTTCCACCTGCTCAGCTTTTTCAGCTTTCTGGTGATCAACACACATATTTGACTTGTCTGCCTCAAACTCTCTAGGTACCTCAACCCTAGCAATGGGTTGACCACAACGCTTGCCACTAACTGTTGCATCACAAGTTGCATTTTCATAATGCCTGCGCCAACTCAAATAATGCTCTTTCGATACAAAACAGCGTTTGGCTACATAAGCAATATTATCTGCTAAATACTCATCAACATCTTTAACTGGAATGGTCACATGACCCACCCCAGGATGATAGGCCATAAACATAACACCTTTAGCTGCCAGTTGAGCTAATACATCACCAGGATGGGTGATTTTTAGTTGTTTATT
It encodes:
- a CDS encoding NAD(+) kinase produces the protein MEQFRNIGVIGRLGSAKVVDTLKQLKRFLLSRGCHVILDQELSEVLPGHRLQTCTPRMMGEICDLVIVIGGDGSLLGAARALAKSQVPVVGVNRGRLGFLTDISPDEIEARMGEVLDGKYIIESRFLLEAVVKRDGVPIGQADALNDVVLHPGKATRMIEFELYIEGQFVYSQRSDGLIIATPTGSTAYSLSGGGPIMHPKLDAIVLVPMFPHTLSSRPVVIDGNSEIKIIVSSQIGTYPQISCDGQVNIPAAPGDTVTIYKKPQKLKLIHPLNHNYYEVCRNKLGWGNRLDQ
- a CDS encoding DUF1853 family protein → MTSLPLTLDQLHRDLLWIANSPVMLNLNYLPAGYWLTSPLHQYAQFAVDQYDLKKVTDCLASRKSHLLGIYYETLWHYLLAAKLNCKLQTTNLQVKSNQGTLGEFDLIYQASSSEQPFHRELAVKYYLGLPCDSSEAHSPWSYWVGPGLKDRLDLKVNKLINKQGRLSQSIEGQALLQQHQLFPVTAEILLQGYLFYPFAAHCPAPQHACIDHLTGYWLTTSQLAEFIEHNQLTDEFVLLAKHEWLSAFSNTTSAIQHRLFSSAALNHYATQHFTTSAYPYPLLIASGSSNHQFWQETLRFFLVPDDWLEKAKKTIP
- a CDS encoding 1-aminocyclopropane-1-carboxylate deaminase/D-cysteine desulfhydrase, whose amino-acid sequence is MNDRWQALSTAVARPQLQTVNYPLFEQMNVQASILRLDVVHSLLSGNKWYKLKNNLQIALQQGCQSLASFGGAHSNHIHALAAAGKLLNIETVGFIRGYASQPLTPTLLDASEWGMQLHYLNRLDYQRRDEQEYWQELKEHFSLAKPVYWIPEGGSNLPGVQGCQDILLEVPNYQQFDTIVAACGTGATLAGMISVAKPHQQVLGVPVLKAEQWLQQTIQDWLAKLDCQGAQWKLLSNFHEGGYAKLSAALVAFMDDFFKITNIPLDPIYTAKMMKAVVEQVKNKKIASGSRVLVVHTGGLQGCRGMERQLARLLHQVSGHFHTS